A region of Emys orbicularis isolate rEmyOrb1 chromosome 20, rEmyOrb1.hap1, whole genome shotgun sequence DNA encodes the following proteins:
- the LOC135892149 gene encoding phospholipase A2 inhibitor and Ly6/PLAUR domain-containing protein-like: MTKVLITLCILGALQATAAFQNETGMPLTCFYCKSGQSCFHNLPQICSPTQDACIIVQEHNTLSDMWNGGTYQSCADSRQSLTGFLAFYFGATVTVEIRSEICKTNDCNAHLMPIRLAISNVRNGLQCPACYAPGFESCESNESLHCTGGANQCAVIVGTLAQGGVAIPFAGRGCATQAACEIKTLESGVFTYKLTNVQCSPAPKAQTSSATPTLAWGPFTLGSIVPRVPLFLPALLGLCLC; encoded by the exons ATGACGAAAGTGCTCATCACCCTCTGCATCCTCGGCGCTCTCCAAGCGACCGCTGCATTTCAGAACGAAACGG GGATGCCTCTGACCTGTTTCTATTGCAAATCTGGGCAAAGctgtttccacaacctcccccagATCTGTTCTCCGACCCAGGACGCCTGCATCATCGTTCAAGAACACAACACGCTCAGTGA CATGTGGAATGGAGGCACGTACCAGTCCTGCGCCGACTCCCGCCAGAGCCTCACGGGCTTCCTGGCTTTTTACTTCGGGGCCACAGTGACCGTGGAGATCCGTTCCGAAATTTGCAAGACCAATGACTGCAACGCCCATTTAATGCCCATCA GGCTGGCTATCAGCAATGTCCGCAATGGCCTGCAGTGCCCGGCCTGCTACGCCCCGGGCTTCGAGAGCTGTGAGAGCAATGAGAGCTTGCACTGCACCGGAGGTGCCAACCAATGTGCTGTCATCGTCGGGACGCTGGCGCAAG GTGGTGTCGCGATCCCGTTTGCAGGCCGGGGCTGCGCTACCCAGGCGGCCTGTGAAATCAAGACGCTGGAATCGGGGGTGTTCACCTACAAACTGACCAATGTCCAATGCAGCCCAGCACCCAAAGCGCAGACCAGCAGTGCCACCCCGACTCTGGCCTGGGGTCCCTTCACCCTGGGCAGCATCGTCCCCCGGGtcccccttttcctccctgcCCTTCTGGGGCTATGCCTCTGCTGA